The sequence CGTGATGGCTCCATGACGAGAGCATAGTGGCGCGCGCGGCCGCGCGCTTGACCCACGTCAACCGGTTCGCTGCACCGCATGATGACGGCACAGCCTCGTGCCGGCGCGGTAGCGCAACGCCGCTTCAGCCCGCGCCGGGCTCGATTGCCGCGCCGCGCTCCGCGAGCAGCTCGCGCAGCACGCTGCGGTGGCAATGGCGCTCGTCGTCGCAGTAGCAGCCGATCGAGAACGCGGTGGTCGCCGACAGCGCCGCCAGCAGGTCCAGCACCTTCGCCGGGTCGCCATGCGCCATTTCCGCGCGGAAGTGGCGCTTGAACGCGTGCCATTCGGCGTCGGTTTCGGCGGCCTGCGCCTGCGCGACGAGTTCGGGGCTCGGCGACAGCGTCGGCAACCATACATCATAGTAGTTGCGCGACGCGAATTCCGCCTTCGGCACGCCGCGCGGCGGCCGCCGCACCGTCCCGATCCGCAGGCCCTCGCCGGCCGCGCGCGGCGTGCCGAGCTGGATGATCCGAATGCCCATGTCGCTCCTCTGTCTTGCGTCCGATTCCGTGATCGTACCCCCGCGCCTGCGCCCGCGTCAGCCGGTAGCGCGCACTGCGGCCGCGCAACAAAAAACCGGCTGCCTCCGCGACGGGAAACAGCCGGTTCGGCCAGCAGCGTGGCGCGCCGGGCGCGCGGCAATCAGACGCCGCTCTTCAGCACCTTGCCGATCGCGTCCGCGACGATGCCGACGTTCGAGTCGTTCAGGCCCGCCACGCACATCCGGCCCGAACGAAGGATATACACGCCGTGCACTTCGCGCAGCGCGTCGACCTGCGATTCGGTCAGGCCCGTGTACGTGAACATCCCGCGCTGCTTCACGTAGCGCGTGAGCGCTTCGCCGCTGACGTGGTCGCGCAGGCCGTCATGGATCGACTGGCGCATCCGCGCGATGCGGCGGCACATCGCCGACAGTTCCTCTTCCCACTGCTTGCGCAGCGCGGGCGTGCCGAGCACGGCCGCCACGACCTTCGCACCGTAGGTTTGCGGGTTGCTGTAGTTCGAACGCACGGCGCCGGCCAGCTGGCCGAGCACGCGGTCGGCGGCGGCCGCATCTTCGCAGATGACGCTCAGGCCGCCCACGCGCTCGCCGTACAGCGAGAAGTTTTTCGAGAACGAGTTTGCGACGAGCGCCGGCACGCCGCGGCGGCCCAGTTCGCGCACCGCGAACGCGTCCGCGTCGAGGCCCGCGCCGAAGCCCTGGTACGCCATGTCGACGAACGGCAGCAGCCCGCGCGCCTCGATCACGTCGATCAGCTTCTCCCACTGGCCTTCATCGAGATCGACGCCGGTCGGGTTATGGCAGCACGCGTGCAGCAGCACGATGCTGCGCGCCGGCAGCGCGTCGATCGCCGCGAGCATCGCATCGAACTTCAGGCCGCCCGTCGCCTCGTCGTAGTACGGATACGTGTTCACCGTGAAGCCGGCACGCTCGAAGATGAAGCGGTGATTTTCCCAGCTCGGATCGCTGAGCCACACCTGCGCGTCCGGGAAATAGCGCTTCAGGAAATCGGCGCCCACCTTCAGCGCGCCCGAGCCGCCCAGCGTCTGCACGGTCGCGATGCGGCCGGCCGCGCGGGCCGGGTGATCGGCGCCGAACACGAGCGCCTGCACGGCGTCGCGATACGCGGGCAGGCCGACCATCGGCAGGTAAGGCTTCGCGCCGATATCGCGCTGCAGCGCGGTTTCGGCTTCGCGTACGGCGTCCATCACCGGAATCCGGCCTTCGGCGTCGAAGTAGATCCCGATGCTCAGGTTGACCTTCTGGTCGCGCGGATCTTTCTGGAAGTTCTCGTTGAGCGTCAGGATCGGGTCGCCCGGGTACGCGTCGATGTGTTCGAACATGGCTTGAGTCGGTCTCGTTTGGAAGAATGGTCGGTGGTGGCCTGCGTCAGCGTGCGGACGCGCCGTCGCGCATCGCATAGCCTGCATTCTTCTGACGGAAGCGATACCCGATCGCGAGCACCGCGAGCCATACCGGGATCAGGTACACCGACAGGCGGAGATCCGGCGTCAGGTACATCACGACGAGAATGCCGGCCATGAATGCCAGGCACAGGTAATTCGTGAAAGGATAGCCCAGACTGCGGAAGGAAGTCTCCTCCCCGGCCGCGCGCTTGGCCTGGCGGAACTTCAGGTGGATCAGGCTGATCATCGCCCAGTTGATGATCAGCGCCGACACGACGAGGCCCATCAGCACCTCGAACGCCTTGCCCGGCATGAAGTAGTTGACCAGCACGCACGCGCCGGTCGCGAGTGCCGACGCGCCGAGCGCAGCGAGCGGAATGCCGCGCTTGTTCACCGAGCACAGCACCTTCGGCGCATTGCCCTGCCGCGCGAGGCCGAACAGCATCCGGCTGTTGCAGTACACGCCGCTGTTGTAGACCGACAGCGCGGCCGTCAGCACAACGACGTTCAGCACGTTCGCGACCAGGTTGCTGCTCAGCGCATGGAAGATCAGCACGAACGGGCTGCCGCCGCTGACGACCTTCTCCCACGGATACAGCGACAGCAGCACGGCGAGCGCGCCGATGTAGAAAATCAGGATGCGGTAGATCACCTGGTTGGTCGCGCGCGGGATGCTGTGCTTCGGATCGTCGGCCTCGGCCGCCGTGATGCCGACGAGCTCGAGCCCGCCGAACGAGAACATGATCGCGGCCATCGACATCACGAGGCCCGACACGCCGTTCGGGAAGAAGCCGCCGTGCTGCCACAGGTTCCGGACGCTGGCCTCCGGCCCTGCATGGCCGCTCGCGAGCAGCCAGCCGCCGAAGCCGATCATCCCGACGATCGCGGCGACCTTGATGATCGAGAACCAGAATTCCGTCTCGCCGTACGACTTCACGCTGGTCAGGTTGATCAGGTTGATGACGACGAAGAACACGAGCGCGGACACCCAGGTCGGCACGCCCGGCCACCAGTACTGCACGTAGATCCCGACGGCCGACAGCTCGGCCATGCTGACGAGGATATACAGCACCCAGTAGTTCCAGCCGGACAGGAAGCCCGTGAAGTGGCCGAAGTACTTGTCGGCGAAGTAGCTGAACGAACCCGCGACGGGCTCGTCGACGACCATCTCGCCGAGCTGGCGCATGATGAAGAACGCGACGATGCCGGCCACCGCATAGCCGAGCAGCACCGACGGGCCCGCCATCTTGATCGTCTGCGCGATACCGAGGAACAGCCCCGTGCCGAGCGCGCCGCCGAGCGCAATCAGCTGGATGTGCCGGTTCTTCAGCCCGCGCTTCAGGCCGTCGCTCTCGTTTCCAGAAACCATGTCTTCTCCACTCTGTCCGCCTCCGCCGGAAGCGGCGCGGCGCGCCTCGGTGTGCCGGGCGCTGTTTTGCTGTGCCGGCGGCCGTTCGTGGAGCCACCGGGTTGGGGACTGCAATCTTCGCGTGGCGGCGCCCGATTCCTGTCGGCGTGCCCGCCAGACCGGCCGCCGACTTGTCGCCCATGCCGCATTGCTGCGGCCGCCCACGAAAATCCGGCGTCAGTTTAGCGCCGCGACGACGAAATCGGGTTTCGTAACTCGTTCATGCAAACCCTACATTATGAGATAAGATTGCATCCAGGAGACAAATGAGGAAATAAAAATGCCTGAACCGGCTCTCGACCGCATCGACCGCCACTTGCTTTCGATCCTGCAGGAGAACGGCCGCGCGTCGAACCTCGATCTGGCGAAGGCCGTCGGCCTGTCACCCGCGCAGACGCTGCGGCGCCACCGGCGGCTGGAAGAAATCGGCGCGATCCGCCGCTACGAAACCCGGCTCTGTCCCGACACGCTCGGCTTCGGCGTGACCGCGTTCGTGCACGTGACGATGGAGCGCGGGCATATCCGCGACCTGTCGAAGTTCCAGAAACTGGTCTCCGATCTCGCGCAGATCCAAGAGTGTTTTTCCGTGACGGGCGACATCGACTACGTACTGAAGGTCGTCGCGCACGACCTGAAGGGGTTGTCCCGGTTCCTGCTCGAAACGCTGATGCGGATCCCCGGCGTGAGCGGCGTTCACTCCAGCGTTTGCCTGGACGAAATCAAGTGCACGAGCGCGATGCCGGTTGAAAGCTGACGCGGCGGGCCGCGCGTTCGACGCGCGCGGTCAGCGCACCGCTTCGAACGCGCTGATCAGCAGCGCACCGGCCGCGATCACCGCGCAGCCGGCCGCACGGCGCGGCGTCAGCCGCTCGCCGAGATACACGCGCGCAATCAGCGCCGCGAACACCACGCTCGTTTCGCGCAGCGCCGACACGGGGCCCATCGGCGCGCGATCCATCGCCCAGATCACGATGCCGTACGCGAGCGCGGCGAACACCCCGCCGCACGCAGCCTTCGCCGTTTCGCCGACATCCTGCGTCAGGCGCAACGGCCCCGCACGCAGCCGGTAGTACGCGGCCATCATCACGCCCGTCAACACGAACATCCACGCGGTATAGCCGACCGTGTTGCCGCTCTCCCGCACGCCGATCCCGTCGACCACGCTGTAAGCCGCGATCGACACGCCGGTCGCGAACGCGGTCGGCAGCACCTGCATCATCCGGTGCTTCGCGCCGCGCCCGCGTTCCAGACCGATCGCCATGATGCCCGCGCAGATCAGCATCAGCCCGCCCTGCGCGCCGACGTTCAGGTGCTCGCCCGCGAACGCCGCCGCACCGAGCGTGACGAGCAGCGGCGCGGTGCCGCGCGCGACCGGGTATGCGACGGTCAGGTCGCCGTGCTCGTACGCGCGCACGAGCAGCAGCGTATAGACGACGTGGATCACGGCCGATGCGACGACGCAGAGCCAGCTCGCGGGCGTGATCGGCGCGGCGCCCGGCAGGAACAGCAGCGCGAACAGCCCGATTGCGATCTGCAGCACCGTGGCCGATCGCAATCGGTCGCCGCTGCTGCGAACGAGCGCGTTCCATGACGCATGCAGGAACGCCGCGCACAGAACGGCAAACAGAACGGGGATCGGCACGCTGAATACTCCATGACAGTCGGAAGTCGCGCCATGCGCGCGACCGGCATCCATCGTATGAATGCGTAACCGGATTGTCAAAAAAGCGACGCGCACCGCGTCTGTCCCGAACCGGCCGACCGCGCCCTGTCGCCCGCCCCGCGCGGCGTCCGCAGCGGCGGACCGGCGTGCGGCGGAATGTGACGCGGAGGTTGCATGCGGTCTGCCCCTTTCCGTTCTCTTTCGCATCGCGTTGCACCGTAATGAAATCGATACCGCAGCGCAATCGTCGCGAAATCACTCCGTCCCCATAACTTCATACGCGACTGTTCCAATGCGCGTGCTCCCTCACGAGCTTCGCGCCGAACCGACACGGCGACGGGGCCGCTCTCCACCATCGAAGACCTTACCTGGAGTTTCCCGATGTTCCGTCAAGCCTTGCTCGTCACCGCGTGCGCAGCCGCAGCGCTGGCGCTGTTCGCCTGCGGCGGCAGCGACGATCCCACGTCGACGCCCGCCGTGTCGTCGCAGGATGCGCTGCAGACCGCCACGCCGATCAAGCACGTCGTCGTGATCTATGGCGAAAACATCTCGTTCGACCACTACTTCGGCACCTACCCGAACGCGACGAACCCGTCGGGCGAACCGGCGTTCACCGCGAAATCCGGCACGCCGACGCCCAACGGCCTGACGGGCACGCTGCTTACCGCGAACCCGAACTTCACGAACACCGCCAACGGCACCGACGCGGCGAACCCGTTCCGCCTCGACCGCACGCAGGCCGCGACCGCCGACCAGAACCACGCGTACACGGCCGAGCAGCAAGCCGAGGACAACGGCCTGGCCGACCTGTTCCCGAAATACACCGGCAAGGGCTCGTCCGGCGGCGCCGGCGCGTTCGGCACGAAGGGCCAGGTGATGGGCTACTTCGACGGCAACACCGTGACCGCGCTGTGGAACTACGCGCAGCGCTTCGCGATGAGCGACAACATGTACACGACGTCGTACGGCCCGTCGACGCCGGGCGCGCTGAACGTCGTGTCGGGCCAGACCAACGGGATGCAGATCGTCAAGACGTCGGCGCAGCCGTCGACGCTCGCGAAGAGCTCGTACTACATCAACGACGGCCAGGGCGGCTTCACGATGATCAACGACGTCGACCCCGGCTTCGACGTGTGTTCGAGCACGACCGACCAGGCGATGATGAGCGGCAAGAACATCGGCGACCTGCTGAACGGCGCGAAGATCACGTGGGGCGGCTTCATGGGCGGCTTCAACCTGTCGACGACCAACGGCAACGGTACGACGGGCTGCGCCCGCAGCACGGTCGCCACCGCCGTGAACGCCGCGACGTCGGACTACATTCCGCACCACAACTGGTTCCAGTACTACGCGTCGACGTCGAACCCGCAGCACACGCGCCCGAGCGCGGTCGCGGCGATCGGTTCGAGCCTCGAAGCCGACGGCAAGACGGCCGAACCCGCGAACCACCAGTACGACTCGGACGACTTCTTCGCAGCCGTGAAGGCCGGCAACTTCCCGTCGGTCAGCTTCCTGAAGGCGCCGGCTGCGCAAGACGCGCATGCGGGCTATTCGGATCCGCTCGACGAGCAGGCGTTCGTGACGAAGGTCGTCAACTTCCTGCAACAGCAGCCGGACTGGCAGAACACGGCCGTGATCGTCACCTATGACGACTCGGACGGCTGGTACGACCACGTGTACACGGCGCCGACCCGCGCGTCGTCCGACCCGGTCGACCAGGTCAGCGGCAGCGGCAAGTGCGGCACGGGCGGCACCACCGGCGTGAACGGCGCGACCGTGAACGGCCGCTGCGGCCCGGGGGTGCGGATTCCGCTGATCGTGATCTCGCCGTACGCGAAGCAGAACTATGTCGACCACACGATGGTCGACCAGTCGTCCGTCGTACGCTTCATCGAGGACAACTGGCTCGGCGGCCAGCGCATCGGCGGCGGTTCGTTCGATGCGACGGCGGGCGACCTGCGCGGGCTGTTCGACTTCACGTCGAAGCCGAACACGACGCCGCTGTACCTCGACCCGACGCTCGGCACCGCACTGAGCGCGGCACCGTCGATCTGACCGTCGTTCGTTGACCGCAGGCCGGCGCATCACGCGCCGGCCGTTTCCATTTAACGCGCCGTTTCGTGCGGCGCCCGATTTCCGACCGACAGCATGACAGCTCGTCCCGCGTTCCCGTCTCCCGACGCCTCCGGCACCCCCGCGCCACGTTCCTCTTCCCGCCTGCTGCGCCGCGCGGCGTGCGTGCTCGGTGCGGCCGTGCTCGGCTATGGCGGGTTCGCGATCGCGTTCCCCGCGCAGGTGCCCGCGGCGATCGGCACCGTCGTCGCCGACTGGACGGGCGCGAACCCGCATCCGGTCGTGCTGCAGCGGCCCGCCGCGCAGCCGCTGTCGGCGGTCGCGCAGCTCGGGCGGGCGCTGTTCGTCGATCCGTCGCTGTCCGCGTCGGGCAAGCAGTCGTGCGCGTCGTGCCACAGCCCCGATCATGCGTACGGCCCGCCGAACGCGCTCGACGTGCAGCCGGGCGGCCTCGCAATGACGCAGCAGGGGTATCGCCCGCCGCCGTCGCTGATGTACCTGTACCGCCAGCCGAACTTCAGCATCGGCCCCGATGCGGGCGAAAACGACGCCGCGCCGAGTGTCGCGCAGCAGGCCGCGTCGGCGGCCGGCGTCGTCAAGGCGCAGAAGGTGGCCGGCACGTCGGCCGCGCCGCAGCTCGTGCCGCAGGGCGGGATGTTCTGGGACGGCCGCGCCGATACGCTGCAGCAGCAGGCGTTCGGCCCGCTGCTGAATCCGGTCGAGATGGCGAACGCGAGCGTTGACGACGTCGCGCACAAGCTCGCGCAGTCGTCGCACCGCGCGCAGCTCGAGCAACTGTTCGGCGCGCGCGTGTTCGACAGCCCGCAGCTCGCGGTGTCGGAGGCGATGTTCGCGATCGCGCGCTATCAGGTCGAGGATCCGTCGTTCCATCCGTACAACAGCAAGTACGATCGCTGGCTCGAAGGCCGTGCGCGCCTGTCGCAGGCCGAGCTGCGCGGGCTGCGCCTGTTCAACGATCCGGACAAGGCGAATTGCGCGGGCTGCCACCTGTCGAAGCCCGGCAAGGACGGGCTGCCGCCGATGTTGACCGATTACCAGTACGAGGCGCTCGGCGCGCCGCGCAACCAGGCGCTTGCGCAGAACCGCAACCCGGCGTTCCACGATCTCGGCGTGTGCGGGCCGTTCCGCGACGACCTGAAAGACCAGACGCAGTATTGCGCGATGTTCCTCACGCCGACGCTGCGCAACGCGGCGACGCGCCATGTGTTCTTCCACAACGGCGTGTTCCACACGCTCGACCAGGTGATGGCGTTCTACAACGAGCGCAGCATCTCGCCGCAGAAGTTCTATTCGCGCGGCGCGGACGGCAAGGTCGACGAATATGACGACATTCCGCCGAAGTATCGCGCGAACGTCGACGTGACCGATGCGCCGTTCGATCGCAAGCCGGGCGACACGCCCGCGATGACGGCGCAGGATATCAAGGATATCGAAGCGTTCCTCGGCACGCTGACCGACGAGCCGGCGCAATACTGAGCGCCGGTTGACCGCCGCGCCGGGTCAGCGGCGCGCACGGGCGTGGAGGCAGGAGCGCGCGCGTCGCGCCCCTTCCCAGATCGGGTTACCGCGGCTTCTGTCCGTTTTCTGCCCGATAGGTGCTGTTCGGCCGCAATACGAGCTTTCGCGCCGCAGTGTCCAGCGCCTTGCTGTGGTAAAGATCCATGCACTTCAGGAAGTCGAACTTCAAGTCCTTGACTTCGGATTCCACGACCGGATTCCGGTAATCACGCGCAAGATAGCTGCCAACGAGCGATTGAACGACATCTGGCGCACGCTCCATGTCGTAGTAGGTCCAGTCGCGCAACGCGCTGGTGCTGCTGCCGATATCCTTGCTCACCCCGGGCGCCTGCTTGTAAGCGGTCGCCAGGCACTCCGCGAGCACCATGTCCTTGAAGTTCTGGATGTAAGTCCGTGAGCCGGCCTCCGGTGACGCTTGCGCTGCCTCCTTCGCGGAAACCACCGCAGGATGCATCGCGACGCACGTCAGCGCAGCCGCGATCCAGGCTCCCTTCATGACAGGCTCCAAAAATTCGCACGATCCGTACGATACCGTGCGCCCGGCGCGTTGAAATAGCAGTGGTCGTAACACGTATTGACATTGAACAGCGTCGCGTGGCCCTGTGCATCGCTCCCGCCCCGCCCCGTCAGAACAGATACATGCCCGCGATAAAGATGACGCCGGAGAACAGCAGCGTCGTCACGCAATACCCCATGATGTCGCGCACGCCGAGCCCCGCGATCGCCAGCGCGGGCAGCGCCCAGAACGGCTGCGCCATGTTGGTCCACGATTCGCCGTACGCGATCGCCATCGCCGCCTTGCCGAGATCCGCGCCGAGCGCTTGCGCAGCCGGCATCACGAACGGGCCCTGCACGACCCAATGGCCGCCGCCCGACGGCACCGCGAAATTGATCACGGCCGAACTCAGGAATGCGAGCAGCGGGAACGTGTGCACGTTCGCGATATCGACGAACCACTTCGTGATCACGCCTGCGAGCCCCGAGTGATCCATCAGCGCCTGGATGCCCGCGTAGAACGGAAACTGGACCATGATCCCCGACGCGCCGCGTGCCGCGCCGGCGACAGCTCGCGCATAGGCCATCGGCGTGCGGTGCAGCAGGATGCCGGCGGCGAGAAACGCGAGGTTCACGGTGTCGATGTCGAGCGAGAAACCCTTCTGCACGAACTTCAGCACGAGGAACACCGCGCACAGCGCCGCGACGAAGACCGACAGCGCGCGGCTCTCCTCCAGCCGTTCCGCGAACGTCGCGTCGGGCCCGAGCTTGCGCTCGACGCTCGGCGGCTCGGCGAGCAGCGCCGGATCGACGCTGACGACGTCGCCGGGCTTCGGCATCATCATCCGCGCGAGAAACGGCAGCATCACGATCAGGCCGATCGTGATGAACGCGTTGTAGCCGGTGAAGATCGTCTGCGACACGGGAATCAGCCCGATGGTCTTCTCCATCGGATTGCCCTTCGTGGCCGCGACCAGCGGCACCGAACCCGACAGCCCGCCGTGCCAGCTCAGGAAGCCCATGTACGCGGACGCGACGAGCAGCCGGTAGTCGCTGCCGGCCACGCGGCGCGCCACTTCGCGCGCGAGCATCGCGCCGAGCACGAGACCGAAGCCCCAGTTGATCGCGCACGCGAGCGCGCCGACGAACGCGACGAGCATCACGCCCTGCCCCGGCGTGCGCGCGGTGCTCGCGAGCGCGACGAGCAGGCGCTTGACGGGCGGCGAGCTCGCGAGCGCGTGGCCGGTGACGAGGATCATCACCATCTGCATCGAGAACGCGAGCAGGTTCCAGAAACCCGAACCCCACATCGTCGTGAGTTGAACGGGTGTGTTCGGCGTGAGGCCGAACGCGAGCGCGAACGTGACGATCGTCAGCAGGATCGCGAAAATCAACGGGTCGGGCAACACGCGGTGAACCACCTGCGTGAAGAAGCGGGAAATGCGCTGGATCAACTTGAGCTCCTCGTTTCCTGATCGGGATGCCCGCGCATGTCGTTGTTGGTTGAAGCGCGGGCCGCGCGGATTCTTGCACAGAACGCGCGAATTCGCTTCGGAGCTCAGGGCCGCGATCGCGCGGGCGATGCGATCGGGAAACAGGAAGGAAGAAAAAAGACACGCGGCGCACCGGGCGCCGCATGTATGGGATTCGAGCAACCGCCCGTGCGCGCGAGCGCTACGCCGATGCGCGCTCGCGCACCGGCTCGACCGCCTTCGCCCGCCGCTCGGCCAACCGCTGCGCGAACCGGTACGCGACAAGCGATCCAGCCACCGCAAGCAGCATCGGCACGAGGCTGTCGTGATTCGCGCGCGTGAACTCGAGCAGCAGCACGACCGCCGTGACCGGCATCTGCATCGACGCGGCGAGAAACGCGGTCGCGCCGACCAGCGCGCATCCGCCGCTCGACGCGCCCGGCCACACGAGGCCCCACAGTCCGCCGAGCACGACGCCGAGCAGCGCGCCGTTCGCGAGGCCCGGCGTCAGCAGGCCGCCCTCGGCACCGGCCCGCAGGCTGCCGGCCTCGATCAGCACCTTCAGCACCAGCAGCGCCGCCGCAAGGCCGATCGTCAGCGTGCCGTCGAAGCCCAGCGACGCCGGCCCCTTGCCGTTGCCGAGCAATTGCGGAAACCGCATCGCGAGCACGCCGATCACCGCGAAGTTGAGCAGCGCGAGCACAGGCAGCCGCCAGTCCTTCGGCGCGTTCGCGCGCGCACGGCTCGTGAGCCGCACGAAACCGTACGCGGCGAAGCCGAACAGCGGCCCGCAGACGATCGACCACGCAACCAGCGGCGCGCTCAGCGCGAACGGCGGCACCGTGTACTGGTGTTCGTTGCCGAGGCCGATCCACGCGACGGCCGCCGCGATCGCCGACGTGACGACCGCCACGACCAGCGCACGCAGTTCGAACGTGCCGAGCAGCACTTCGAGCACGAAGATCGCGCCGCCGAGCGGCACGTTGTAGACGGCCGCGAGGCCCGCGCCGGCGCCGCACGCGACCATCAGCCGGCAGTCGTCGGGTGTGAGCCCCGCACGATGCGCGAGCCGCCCGGCGAGCAGCGAACCGATCTCGCGCGGCGCGACTTCGCGGCCGAGCGGCGAGCCGAGCGCGACAGTGACGATCTGCAGCAGCGCGTGAATCGTCGTGCTGACGAACGGCATCCGCGGATCGGCCGCACGCACCGCGCGGCGGATGCTGACCAGCAGCCGGCCGTACCGGTAAAGCGCCCACCAGCCGCCGCCGGCGACGATCCCGCAAACGACCAGCACCGCGAGCCTGCGCAGCGGATCGGCGCCGGTCACGCCGGTGAGGAAGCTCTCGGTGCCGATCACGTGCGCAACGCTGTAGCCGTACGCGATGTGCTGGATCGCATGCAGCAGCAGCGCGAGCAGCATGCCGCCGAGGCCCGCGCCGACGCCGGTCAGGATCGTGACGACGGCCACGCGCGCGAACGGGCCGGCGGGCGGCGAAGAGGATGCGGGAGCGGACGGGAGATCGAGGCGCATGGAATCGGCGAACGGGGATCGAAAGAACGGCGCGCAACACGCGCGCCGTCGTCAGGACCGCATCGTAGGCCGCCGCCTGTCATGAGACAAACGTATTTTTCGAATCGACTCATGCATTCTCAGAATACATGAGCACAGGCATCCCGAGACCGCCCACCTTTCGCATCAATCCGGATACGTGACGCGCTCCGGTTCGCGCCGCATGATCACCTTCCCGTGGCGAACCGACAGCGTGGCTTTCGCCTGCCGGCGCACGGCTTCGTAGTCGCTGTCCGCATCGAGCACGACGAGATTCGCCGGACGCCCGACCGCGATGCCGTAGCCGTCGCCGAGTTGCATCGTCGTCGCGCTGTGCTCGGTCACGAAGTCGAGGCAGCGCTGCAGATCCTGGTAGCCCATCATGTGGCAGATATGAAGGCCCGCATCGAGCACGCGCAGGATGTTGCCGTTGCCCAGCGGATACCACGGGTCCTTGATCGAATCCTGCCCGAAGCACACGTTGAGGCCCGCGCGGTCGAGTTCCGCCACGCGCGTGACGCCGCGCCGTTTCGGAAACGTGTCGAAGCGCCCCTGCAGGTGGATGCTCTCGGTCGGGCACGAGATGAAATTCAGGCCCGCGCGCTTCAGCAGCCGGAACAGCTTCGAGCAGTACGCGTTGTCGTACGAGCCCATCGCGGTCGTGTGGCTCGCCGTCACGCGCGCGCCCATCCCGCGCACGCGCGCCTCTTCGGCGAGCACTTCCAGAAAGCGCGAATGCGGATCGTCGGTCTCGTCGCAATGCACGTCGACGAGGCAGCCGGTGCGTTCCGCGAGATCCATCAGGAAGCGGATCGAGCTCACGCCCTGCTCGCGCGTGTTCTCGAAATGCGGGATCCCGCCGACGACGTCCGCCCCCAGGCCGATCGCCTGCTCCATCAGCGCGCGGCCGCCGTCGTACGATTCGATGCCCTCCTGCGGAAACGCGACGATCTGCAGGTCGATCAACCCGCGCGCCTCGTCCTTCACTTCCAGCATCGCCTTCAGCGCGGCGAGCGTCGGATCGGTGACGTCGACGTGCGTGCGCACGTGC comes from Burkholderia pyrrocinia and encodes:
- a CDS encoding DUF488 domain-containing protein encodes the protein MGIRIIQLGTPRAAGEGLRIGTVRRPPRGVPKAEFASRNYYDVWLPTLSPSPELVAQAQAAETDAEWHAFKRHFRAEMAHGDPAKVLDLLAALSATTAFSIGCYCDDERHCHRSVLRELLAERGAAIEPGAG
- a CDS encoding amino acid aminotransferase, with the translated sequence MFEHIDAYPGDPILTLNENFQKDPRDQKVNLSIGIYFDAEGRIPVMDAVREAETALQRDIGAKPYLPMVGLPAYRDAVQALVFGADHPARAAGRIATVQTLGGSGALKVGADFLKRYFPDAQVWLSDPSWENHRFIFERAGFTVNTYPYYDEATGGLKFDAMLAAIDALPARSIVLLHACCHNPTGVDLDEGQWEKLIDVIEARGLLPFVDMAYQGFGAGLDADAFAVRELGRRGVPALVANSFSKNFSLYGERVGGLSVICEDAAAADRVLGQLAGAVRSNYSNPQTYGAKVVAAVLGTPALRKQWEEELSAMCRRIARMRQSIHDGLRDHVSGEALTRYVKQRGMFTYTGLTESQVDALREVHGVYILRSGRMCVAGLNDSNVGIVADAIGKVLKSGV
- a CDS encoding amino acid permease, with protein sequence MVSGNESDGLKRGLKNRHIQLIALGGALGTGLFLGIAQTIKMAGPSVLLGYAVAGIVAFFIMRQLGEMVVDEPVAGSFSYFADKYFGHFTGFLSGWNYWVLYILVSMAELSAVGIYVQYWWPGVPTWVSALVFFVVINLINLTSVKSYGETEFWFSIIKVAAIVGMIGFGGWLLASGHAGPEASVRNLWQHGGFFPNGVSGLVMSMAAIMFSFGGLELVGITAAEADDPKHSIPRATNQVIYRILIFYIGALAVLLSLYPWEKVVSGGSPFVLIFHALSSNLVANVLNVVVLTAALSVYNSGVYCNSRMLFGLARQGNAPKVLCSVNKRGIPLAALGASALATGACVLVNYFMPGKAFEVLMGLVVSALIINWAMISLIHLKFRQAKRAAGEETSFRSLGYPFTNYLCLAFMAGILVVMYLTPDLRLSVYLIPVWLAVLAIGYRFRQKNAGYAMRDGASAR
- a CDS encoding Lrp/AsnC family transcriptional regulator; its protein translation is MPEPALDRIDRHLLSILQENGRASNLDLAKAVGLSPAQTLRRHRRLEEIGAIRRYETRLCPDTLGFGVTAFVHVTMERGHIRDLSKFQKLVSDLAQIQECFSVTGDIDYVLKVVAHDLKGLSRFLLETLMRIPGVSGVHSSVCLDEIKCTSAMPVES
- a CDS encoding EamA family transporter — encoded protein: MPIPVLFAVLCAAFLHASWNALVRSSGDRLRSATVLQIAIGLFALLFLPGAAPITPASWLCVVASAVIHVVYTLLLVRAYEHGDLTVAYPVARGTAPLLVTLGAAAFAGEHLNVGAQGGLMLICAGIMAIGLERGRGAKHRMMQVLPTAFATGVSIAAYSVVDGIGVRESGNTVGYTAWMFVLTGVMMAAYYRLRAGPLRLTQDVGETAKAACGGVFAALAYGIVIWAMDRAPMGPVSALRETSVVFAALIARVYLGERLTPRRAAGCAVIAAGALLISAFEAVR
- a CDS encoding phospholipase C; its protein translation is MFRQALLVTACAAAALALFACGGSDDPTSTPAVSSQDALQTATPIKHVVVIYGENISFDHYFGTYPNATNPSGEPAFTAKSGTPTPNGLTGTLLTANPNFTNTANGTDAANPFRLDRTQAATADQNHAYTAEQQAEDNGLADLFPKYTGKGSSGGAGAFGTKGQVMGYFDGNTVTALWNYAQRFAMSDNMYTTSYGPSTPGALNVVSGQTNGMQIVKTSAQPSTLAKSSYYINDGQGGFTMINDVDPGFDVCSSTTDQAMMSGKNIGDLLNGAKITWGGFMGGFNLSTTNGNGTTGCARSTVATAVNAATSDYIPHHNWFQYYASTSNPQHTRPSAVAAIGSSLEADGKTAEPANHQYDSDDFFAAVKAGNFPSVSFLKAPAAQDAHAGYSDPLDEQAFVTKVVNFLQQQPDWQNTAVIVTYDDSDGWYDHVYTAPTRASSDPVDQVSGSGKCGTGGTTGVNGATVNGRCGPGVRIPLIVISPYAKQNYVDHTMVDQSSVVRFIEDNWLGGQRIGGGSFDATAGDLRGLFDFTSKPNTTPLYLDPTLGTALSAAPSI
- a CDS encoding cytochrome-c peroxidase codes for the protein MTARPAFPSPDASGTPAPRSSSRLLRRAACVLGAAVLGYGGFAIAFPAQVPAAIGTVVADWTGANPHPVVLQRPAAQPLSAVAQLGRALFVDPSLSASGKQSCASCHSPDHAYGPPNALDVQPGGLAMTQQGYRPPPSLMYLYRQPNFSIGPDAGENDAAPSVAQQAASAAGVVKAQKVAGTSAAPQLVPQGGMFWDGRADTLQQQAFGPLLNPVEMANASVDDVAHKLAQSSHRAQLEQLFGARVFDSPQLAVSEAMFAIARYQVEDPSFHPYNSKYDRWLEGRARLSQAELRGLRLFNDPDKANCAGCHLSKPGKDGLPPMLTDYQYEALGAPRNQALAQNRNPAFHDLGVCGPFRDDLKDQTQYCAMFLTPTLRNAATRHVFFHNGVFHTLDQVMAFYNERSISPQKFYSRGADGKVDEYDDIPPKYRANVDVTDAPFDRKPGDTPAMTAQDIKDIEAFLGTLTDEPAQY